The segment CGTCGAACATCGTCTCAACCATAGACCGAGAAAATGTTTAGACTTTTATACTCCTGCGGAAATACTCAAAAAATTACGTAGTGGTGCACTTCCACCTTGAACGTACCACAATTCTTTTTTCCTAATCCTTAAATTTCAAGAACTTATAATTTGGCATTGGATTTGCTTTTCATTGTGCTGATGAAAAATGAAAGACTTATTCCCCGTTATGGGGGTTATCGAAAGTTACGTAGTTTTCAAACAGCGCAGTGGGTTTATGATGCTACCGTTGTTTTTTGTGGGCGTTTTGTGAGCCAATTTTCGCGCACGCGCGATCAAATGGTGCAGGCAGCGCGAAGCGGGGTGCAGAATATAGCCGAGGGAAGCATGGCTAGTGCTACTTCTAAAAAAACAGAGCTTAAACTCACCGGGGTGGCTCGGGCTAGTTTGGAAGAACTGTTGCTCGATTACGAAGATTTTTTGCGACAACGGGGTTTGGAGCCTTGGCACCCGGATAGCCCGCGGGCTTTGGTGGTGCGGCGGAGTTTGCTGACGGACCGTTCTGACCGTTTGGACGGTTCCGACCATTCCGACAAGTCAGACTCGGAACGGTCCGGACGGTCGGCACGGTCAGAACCATCCAGCCTGTCGGATCCCAAAAAGATTGCTGCGCTAACCCCCGAAGACGCCGCCAACACATTAATTTGCGTGATCAACCAAGCTAGTTACTTACTACGCCGCCAACTGCAGTATTTAGAAAAACAATTTTCAAGCCAAGGTGGATTTACCGAAAAACTCTATCGTTTCCGCACTAATCAACGGCACTAAACATCCTCCAACTTCCTCAAAGCCCGCCGTTTGGCCTTGGGTTGCCGTTTAGCCGGACCCTTTTTATAGGTAGCCCAGCGTTTATGCGCCGGTTTTTCGTGAGCTATGTCCCGTTCGCCTTCAAAACTTTCATCATACATCAGCGCTTCATTCATCTTTTTTTCAAACTCGGGGCTGGTAATATAACCACAACCTGCACTTTTGGCGCGGCGCAAAATTTCGTTATCGCTACTTACAATAACAGCCTTGTCCTTTAACTTTTCGGCAATTTTCATAATTACCGTATCGGCCAGCATTCCCATTTCCGAAAAAAGCACATGGATGGATCCCATTTTTAATTCTTCAATATGGGTGTTGTTGGTTAAGGCGGCATCAAATACCACGTAAATTTTATGCCCCTTCATTTGCTTGTAACGAGCAAGCTTGTGCACCAGCCCCAAACGCGCGCGCTCCAGGCTTTCTTTTTCTAATTCAAGCAAAGTAGGGGATTGGCGAATAAGATTGTAACCATCAATTACCAAGGTAGCCATAAGGTTTAATGTGACTATTTTTTAGGCACTGCTCAATTTTTATTCGATTTTTAAAGCTTTTAAAAAAACCAACACAATATATTTCAATAACTTACTGTAAAAACGGGTTGGTATAAGGCTTGCTAAGCCATAATTCGTAAATTTTTTGTTTTTTAAAGGCTTGTTCATCCAAAAAAACCTCTAAAAAAATCAATTTACAAATATTTTTTTACAAAATACAAGGTGGCGCCCACTCCGTATTGCAGCTTTTAGTATTAAAGCTGGGAGAGCCTCTAAATAAAATTATAAAACCAATACGTCTCAACAAGAGTATATGAAAAAAATTGAAGCGATTATCAAGCCCTTTAAGTTAGATGAAGTAAAAGAAGCGTTAAGCGGGATGGGAATTAAAGGCATGACCATTTCCGAAATGAAGGGCTTTGGACGTCAAAAGGGACACACCGAACTCTACCGTGGCGCCGAGTATGTGGTAGATTTTTTGCCCAAAATTAAAATTGAATTAGTTGTACGTGACGACGATGTAGCACGCGTGGTGGAAGAAATTCAGAAAACTGCGCAAACAGGCCGCATTGGCGATGGAAAAATTTTTGTATATGCCGTGGAAGCGGCCATCCGCATTCGT is part of the bacterium genome and harbors:
- a CDS encoding NYN domain-containing protein; translation: MATLVIDGYNLIRQSPTLLELEKESLERARLGLVHKLARYKQMKGHKIYVVFDAALTNNTHIEELKMGSIHVLFSEMGMLADTVIMKIAEKLKDKAVIVSSDNEILRRAKSAGCGYITSPEFEKKMNEALMYDESFEGERDIAHEKPAHKRWATYKKGPAKRQPKAKRRALRKLEDV
- a CDS encoding four helix bundle suffix domain-containing protein; translation: MKNERLIPRYGGYRKLRSFQTAQWVYDATVVFCGRFVSQFSRTRDQMVQAARSGVQNIAEGSMASATSKKTELKLTGVARASLEELLLDYEDFLRQRGLEPWHPDSPRALVVRRSLLTDRSDRLDGSDHSDKSDSERSGRSARSEPSSLSDPKKIAALTPEDAANTLICVINQASYLLRRQLQYLEKQFSSQGGFTEKLYRFRTNQRH
- a CDS encoding P-II family nitrogen regulator is translated as MKKIEAIIKPFKLDEVKEALSGMGIKGMTISEMKGFGRQKGHTELYRGAEYVVDFLPKIKIELVVRDDDVARVVEEIQKTAQTGRIGDGKIFVYAVEAAIRIRTGETGDAAL